CGATGCGCGCGCTGGAGCCGGAGATGCAGCAGGAGCGCAACGAGACCTTCACCCGGCAGTTCGTCCGCCAGCTCCGCCGCGACGCCGTGATCGAATACCGCTGACGGACCCGACGATGACCACAAGCGCTCTCGCCGGCCTGCGGGAGCGGATCGACGGACTGCCGCCGCTGCGCGAAGTGGCGGCGGCCTCCCTGCCGGCCCGCAAGTCTCTCGGCCAGCACTTCCTGTTCGACCTCAACCTCACCGACAAGATCGCCCGCACCGCGCGGCCCGCCGGCGCGACGACCGAGGCCCCGCTCGAAGGGACCACGGTGGTCGAGGTCGGCCCCGGTCCGGGCGGCCTCACCCGCTCGCTCCTCAAGGCGGGCGCGAATGTCATCGCCATCGAGAAGGACCAGAGGGCGAGCGAGGTGCTGGCGCCCTTGATCGAGGCCGCAGACGGACGCCTGACGCTGATCACGGCGGACGCCCTGTCGGCCGACTGGACGGCGATCGCGCCGCCCGGGACGACGATCTGCGCCAATCTCCCCTACAACGTCGCGACACCCCTCATCGTGGACTGGCTGACCGGGCCGTGGCCGCCATGGTGGGCCAGCGCGACGGTGATGGTCCAGCGCGAGGTCGCCGACCGCATCGTCGCCGCGCCCGCCTCCGCCGACTACGGCCGCCTTTCCGTCCTGACCGGGGCGCGGGCATTCGCGACGTCGGTCTTCGACGTGTCGCCGGCCGCGTTCGTGCCGCCGCCGAAGGTCTGGTCGAGCGTCGTGCGGATCGACCCCAAGCCGGACACCGGCGTGCCGCTGAAGGCGTTGGAGCGCGTGACGGCGGCCGCCTTCGGGCAGCGCCGCAAGATGCTGCGCTCGAGCCTCAAGGCGCTGACGCGCGAGCCGGAGACCCTCCTCGCCGCCGCCGGCATCGAGCCGACCGAGCGCGCCGAGCGGATCAGCGTCGAGGACTTTATCCGCCTCGCCCACGCCTGGGAGGCGACGAACGAAGACACCCCGGCCGCGCGCTGACGCCGCCGGGGCCCGATGGCCGCACGCCGCCCCGGTCGCAGCGGACCGGCCCGCCTTCAGCCGACGCTGATGTCTCCGGCGAGCTTCTCGCCGACGCTGCGGTACTTGTTGGGCTTGCCGATCCGCGCCATGGCGTCGCGCGAGGCGAAGAGCAGCCAGATGAGCCGCCCGTCGACACCCGGGATCTCCGACGGGTCGGCCCCGTTCCACGGCAGGAATGGATTGCGCCGCAACATGCCGTGGATCGCCACCCGCGCGTTCGGCTTCTGCGCCGCGGTGCGGCGGTGGAAGCCGTAGGTATCGGCGACGACGAACGTGTTCGCCTTCACCGGCAGCGGCGTGACGGGCCGGTCGTACCCGAGCGCCTTTAGCCCCTCCTCGCTCATCCGGAAGGAGCCGCCCGCGTGGTGCTCGTTGTGGCCCGCCGAGGTCGCCTTGAGGGACTGCTCGTGCTCCCAGGCCAGCCGCTCGGGCGTCAGCCTGTGG
The window above is part of the Acuticoccus sediminis genome. Proteins encoded here:
- the rsmA gene encoding 16S rRNA (adenine(1518)-N(6)/adenine(1519)-N(6))-dimethyltransferase RsmA, which codes for MTTSALAGLRERIDGLPPLREVAAASLPARKSLGQHFLFDLNLTDKIARTARPAGATTEAPLEGTTVVEVGPGPGGLTRSLLKAGANVIAIEKDQRASEVLAPLIEAADGRLTLITADALSADWTAIAPPGTTICANLPYNVATPLIVDWLTGPWPPWWASATVMVQREVADRIVAAPASADYGRLSVLTGARAFATSVFDVSPAAFVPPPKVWSSVVRIDPKPDTGVPLKALERVTAAAFGQRRKMLRSSLKALTREPETLLAAAGIEPTERAERISVEDFIRLAHAWEATNEDTPAAR